A stretch of DNA from Diospyros lotus cultivar Yz01 chromosome 14, ASM1463336v1, whole genome shotgun sequence:
aatgaacaaattaaaatGCACCAAACATTAAAGAACAAGTTGACATGAGCAAAAGTAAAGATGGCTTTAGGCTAGAAAACAGATCTATAGTAAAGGAAAAATTGATTATGGTAATTTTCCAAGCTAAGGCCACTTACTTTCAGGGGACTTCTTGTTGATAATCCATCATCTTGTCTAAGATCACTATGAAGTATTACTGAAAGCTCATCAGCAACCCATGACATCCACAAGTTGTGAGATTTCATGCTAAGATCTAGTGCCATGCTATTGAGCTCCTCAAGCTGTGGACTTGAACTATCATTCACTCCCATCATAGCTGCAGTATGCAGAGAGGACTGCCTTCTAGGGGAATCAAAGCTTTGTCTTCCAGGGCTGTTAGACAAAGGAGAATCAATGGTGGCACTAGAATGCCTCAACAAGGACACTGGCTTACCAAAAACAGCACCCAAAGTTTCATTCAACCACAACCTTGGTGAACCAAGGATCACTGGTATATGTCTTGAGTGTTTCTGAAAAGCAAACAATATTCGCCCAATAAATAGAGATCTCTCAACAATTGTAGCCCGTGATGACACAGACTGACCTTCCCGGTTTCCACTTTCTAGGGCAGCAGACAAGCGTTCAAGCTCAGCCTTGAGTTCCATCAATATGGCTGAAACACTCTGATAACACTTACTTTGTAGGTAAGGTGCTAGATCCTTTAACCTGACAGATGCCTTTGGGGACTCTAGGAAGCTCAAAAGGTCCTCAAGAACACTCTCGCAACAACTGTCAACTGCATCTCTAATCCTGCTGACTTCAGCTCCAAAATAAGCATTGAGACAGCTGACTAGATCATTCTCCTCAGTCGATGTTCTGGAACTATTCAAGGGAGCAGCCTTCTTATTGCTTTGGTCCGTGAACCAAACACTGCCACCCAAATAAGATTGGTTTAAGTTGGCCTGGAAATCAAACTGGCCGGGGGGAGCCTCAGCAATGGCATGAACTGATTCTGTGACATTAACAACTCTGATCAAGTCATCATATCCCAACTCTATGATTGCTTTCATCCTCTCAACAAAAGTATCCTCAAATATCTCATCCCAGAGATCTGCATCATCTTCCAAAACAAGTTCACGAATCCTATTCCAGGGCAATTCAACTTCAGAGCCAAAAACACTCTTCAGCCACTCCAAACTACCCTCCAGTACTTGCTTACTGTCCATTGTCTCCCTTATCAATCTCTCTGCTGAGGCAAGCTCCCGACCACTGCTGATGGAATCAATTAAGTACCTTCCATTAATCTTGTTAACAATCTCTTTAGCACAATTCTTCAACCAATCAGAGCAGGCTTTAGCAATCAAATCCCGATCAAGCATTACCATTACAGACTCTAGCTTGTCCCTGAACAATTTCCACAGCCTGACTTCTTCGTCGGGATTTGGTATACTGCCAAATAGTTGAGAAGCAGGAGGGGTTCCTAAAATGACTTTATAAAACATTGGCATATCATTCAATACTTGCAAGAACAATTCCCCTATTTGGCCTACACTAACCTGAATTATCTTCATCACTTCACAAAATGCAGAGATCACCTCAGAACTAGTAGCATTGACAGAGGAACAATTGACTAATATCTGGGAAATGCAAGACCTTCTGGATTCAAGGAACAAGGACAAAACCTGCTGGGGCACAAGCTCATCAACGATGGCAACCGCTGCGAGTGCATCAGCATAGGCGGAAATGCTGAGGCCAACAGCCTGATCCAGCAGCAATCTCTCACGGCTCCTCTGGGAGATCTGCACCTTAAAGCTCTCGACAATCTGCCATTGATGCTGAAGCAAAGGGAAATTGGACAGTATTCTGCTCTTATTGTCATTGTTATTCTCGAAAAGATTGTGGTGAACCTGCTTGGCACGGATGTATCGAGCTGCGGCCTCGAGGAACATGGACTCGTCAAGACATCCCCAGATGTTCTCCGGGGTGTCGACCAGGTACTTGACCCGACAGGCGATGCCATAGATCCTGGCTCTGGCAGGGTTAGGGCTCGGAGCAGCCAACAATTTGGGGGAAGGCGCTGTTGATTCGGAGAGAGGGAATGGAGGATGCCGTGGTGAACGGCGGATATGTTAGCAGAAATGGACTCGCAGGAGGACTTCATGAGGACGATGGAATCGGCGGAGTCGATGAGATCCCGGTAACGATTGCCGACCAGTTGCCGGAGCTCCTCGCTCTTGTCCTGGATCTGCTTCCTGGTGGCCGCCTCCACATTGCGGATCTCCGATATTGGCTTCGTCCTGAAAAGAGACTCCGCGTCTTTGTCTCTGTAtactccccctccccctccacCGCCATTACGACGTTGATCGGCGGAGGACGGAGATCCCCTCGGCGACGGCACTACCAGGCGCATTCTGCGACGCTTTGTATGTAGCTGACTGCAGGTgtcaaaatcaatcaatcaatatatatatgcatgtacatAGAGAGATCTGGCatgtttcatcttcttcttcctccttcgtCGCCGGACGAGAAGTAGTAGAAGGGCGTAACCGCTGGTTTTATTCTACAATATTCCGTCAATTACACGCTTGCTTAGGGCCCTCTTCAATCTTCATGTGCCCGGTGGTGTCCCCGACTCTGCGATATCTTCTTCGAATTACGCTTCTTCTTGTGCCTTGGCCTTATCAGAAATTACATCCACTTGGCCCGGAACCGCTGTGCTTGATTCATCGAACTCACCGTTCAActcatcaaaataattctagaaatttagatttaaattgggtaattttagaatatatttggaattttaacaattcattaatttaatttattaatttgttacaattatataataatattattataaactattagACTTTGAGGATTTAGCATTTAGTTGATggcttgagaaaaaaaatagaaatactgTTACTCGACCATGAATTTAAAATGAGTAAATATGtgataattaaaaatcattACTCAAGtcatttctctttattgtttaaTGATAAATACTAATTTTCTAACAACgttttatgattataataaattgatGAGGTTGATTAGTGTCAATATTCGGAATTGGTCGACCGTAATTCGTAGGCCCGCAACGAGAAAATAAGCACAAATGTAAAGAGgatgaacaaataaaaacaaataacaagTCGTACATAGggaagtttttacgtggttcaatCAAAATAATACCTAGTCCACAATTGTTCTCTGATTGTTCTGAcaaaataacaatatatcatTATTGTTCATCCCCTTACAATGATATTTTTTAcccatatttatagtgtggggtaTTTACAATTGTCGACGTTTAGAATCAGCCGACCATAATTCGTAAGCCCTCAATGAGTAAATAAGCTCAAATGCAATGAGGATGAATAGAATAGAACGTATGCAAAAGATTTTTACGTAGGTCAGCCATAATGATGCCTACTCCATGATTATTCTCTAGATATTCTGACAAAGTAACAGTATGTTATTATAGTCGTTATCTCCCTTATAATGGTATTCttaatctctatttatagtgaagggtattacaattgcataaaatacaaaagtgtaGAGATAATATCACGGGGACAATATGTCATTATAATCTCTATAAAATTGGGAGTGGGGCTCCGTATTACCAGGGATCTAGTTTGCATcagataaagtaggtgggtcTCTGCCTCCGGTTCTTCAACAATAATGTTGTTATGTGAGCTGAATAGCTTGACCAACGAGCTGAATTATTGGCCAACGAGTTATAAACATTGTGGGCAGCTCATTGGGTATA
This window harbors:
- the LOC127790284 gene encoding LOW QUALITY PROTEIN: conserved oligomeric Golgi complex subunit 1 (The sequence of the model RefSeq protein was modified relative to this genomic sequence to represent the inferred CDS: inserted 1 base in 1 codon), whose translation is MRLVVPSPRGSPSSADQRRNGGGGGGGVYRDKDAESLFRTKPISEIRNVEAATRKQIQDKSEELRQLVGNRYRDLIDSADSIVLMKSSCESISANISAVHHGILHSLXSESTAPSPKLLAAPSPNPARARIYGIACRVKYLVDTPENIWGCLDESMFLEAAARYIRAKQVHHNLFENNNDNKSRILSNFPLLQHQWQIVESFKVQISQRSRERLLLDQAVGLSISAYADALAAVAIVDELVPQQVLSLFLESRRSCISQILVNCSSVNATSSEVISAFCEVMKIIQVSVGQIGELFLQVLNDMPMFYKVILGTPPASQLFGSIPNPDEEVRLWKLFRDKLESVMVMLDRDLIAKACSDWLKNCAKEIVNKINGRYLIDSISSGRELASAERLIRETMDSKQVLEGSLEWLKSVFGSEVELPWNRIRELVLEDDADLWDEIFEDTFVERMKAIIELGYDDLIRVVNVTESVHAIAEAPPGQFDFQANLNQSYLGGSVWFTDQSNKKAAPLNSSRTSTEENDLVSCLNAYFGAEVSRIRDAVDSCCESVLEDLLSFLESPKASVRLKDLAPYLQSKCYQSVSAILMELKAELERLSAALESGNREGQSVSSRATIVERSLFIGRILFAFQKHSRHIPVILGSPRLWLNETLGAVFGKPVSLLRHSSATIDSPLSNSPGRQSFDSPRRQSSLHTAAMMGVNDSSSPQLEELNSMALDLSMKSHNLWMSWVADELSVILHSDLRQDDGLSTRSPLKGWEDTVVKQEQSDESQSEMKISLPSMPSLYIISFLFRASKEIHRIGGHVLDKSILQKFALRLLDKVIGTYTDFLSTAEAQDSQMSDKGVLQVLLDLRFVADILSGGDSITIEEPSKNARSKFSFRRKQDANQSKSVIRGQVDGLVNRLSQRLDPIDWLTYQPYLWENERQSYLRHAVLFGFFVQLNRMYTDTAQKLHANSESNIMRCSTVPRFKYLPISAPALSSRGTTKPSISTSMDDVSSRSSWKRHINEELSRSIDIDDDSSFGVAAPFLKSFMQVGTRFGESTLKLGSILTDGQVGRFKANSAAAMSTFGDILPVQAAGLLSSFTASRSES